In Brachybacterium fresconis, the genomic stretch CGAGGTCACCGAGCTGGCGGCCGAGCTGCGTCGGCTGCTGCTGGTCTCCTCCCGGATCCTGCGGTCCCACACCGCCTCGGAAGAGGTCTCCGCCTCCCAGTTCTCGGTGCTCGCGTTCCTGCAGCGCTCGGGGACCTCGACGCCCGGGGCGCTGGCGGACTTCGAGCACGTCAGCCCGCCGGTGATGACCCGGATGCTGGGTCGCCTCGAGGAAGCCGGCCTGGTACGGCGCTCCGCGCATCCCGGGGATGGGCGCCAGGTGCAGGTCGCGCTCACGGACAGCGGCGAACAGGTCGTTCTTCAGGGGCGCGCCGAGCGCGACGCCTGGCTGCGACGCCGACTCCAGGCGGCGGGACCGCAGGAGCGTCGGACCCTCCGTGAGGCGACGGCTCTGCTGCGACGCACGCTGGTCGAACGCCGCGACTGAACGTCGCGGGGCGACGGGACGTGCCCGCCCCCGTGCCCAGGACGGAGAACGGCCGGACCACCGCGAGGGTGGTCCGGCCGTCGCGCGGCGGGCGGGCTCACGGGCCCGCGCGGATCAGGCGGAGCGGTCCAGCACGTGGTCGAGCACGGCGAGCAGCGCGGCGACGTCGTCCTCCCCGACGGCCGGGAAGGTCGCGATGCGCAGCTGATTGCGTCCCAGCTTGCGATACGGCTCGATATCGAGCACTCCGTGGGCGCGCAGCACGGCGGTGATGGCCGTGGCGTCGATCGAGTCCTCGACATCCAGCGTGGTCACGACCTGCGAGCGGGCCTGCGGGTCGCTCACGAAGGGCGTGATCTCCGGGCGTCGGGCGGCCCACTCCTGGAGCATCCCGCTGGTGGCGGCCGTGCGATCATCCGCCCAGGCGAGACCGCCCTGGTCGAGCATCCAGTCGATCTGCTCCGCCATCAGCACCAGGGTCGCCACCGCCGGAGTGT encodes the following:
- a CDS encoding MarR family winged helix-turn-helix transcriptional regulator, encoding MARGGREGSDGSDRADAPAADESDEVTELAAELRRLLLVSSRILRSHTASEEVSASQFSVLAFLQRSGTSTPGALADFEHVSPPVMTRMLGRLEEAGLVRRSAHPGDGRQVQVALTDSGEQVVLQGRAERDAWLRRRLQAAGPQERRTLREATALLRRTLVERRD